A genomic stretch from Leishmania donovani BPK282A1 complete genome, chromosome 36 includes:
- a CDS encoding UDP-N-acetylglucosamine--dolichyl-phosphaten-ac et ylglucosaminephosphotransferase: protein MTLGLVESSRNAAFAVAAHAPVLGLILLGSIVAYVGTMRYIPNVARTLLERNIFGIDINKNTEEQRQKFAAKRRAGQTEEKEFQKQAIPESLGILVGAVYLSVVMVLTVCLRFLGAAGEGSDNPYVSLPGPLMTITLMLLLGFVDDVLDVKWRHKIILTTLGSLPLIMTYDGSLSVLMPCVFGRFGLPTMNVTKKWLLGLAARQGEPTTTFRVTAPSTWFSYVVNHRSYVKVSESGTALIYLGPVYLVYLSMLCIFCTNSINILAGVNGVEVGQSIVIAVASVVYNLFQMRLERQARPALRSVDAAAADARDMTSDHQLRALLLLGPFIGVSLALWRYNRYPARVFVGDSYTYFAGTVLAVSSITGVYSKTLLLFFAPQVFNFIISLPQLFSIVPCPRHRVPTWNPRTNLLSNSHNYTILNVVLYLFGDMHEEKLTWAILKCQVIACVFGFVVRYVLSSFLYDEVR from the coding sequence ATGACTCTTGGGCTGGTAGAATCGTCCCGCAACGCGGCCTTCGCggtcgctgcgcacgcgccggtgCTGGGACTCATTCTGCTTGGCAGCATCGTGGCATATGTTGGTACCATGCGCTACATCCCAAATGTGGCGAGGACGCTCTTGGAGCGCAACATCTTCGGCATCGACATTAACAAGAAcacggaggagcagcgccagaAGTTTGCTGCGAAGCGCCGTGCCGGTCAGACAGAGGAGAAGGAATTCCAGAAGCAGGCGATCCCAGAGTCTCTCGGCATCCTCGTAGGTGCCGTGTACCTTTCTGTGGTGATGGTGCTCACCGTGTGTCTCCGGTTTctcggcgccgctggtgaaGGGTCAGACAACCCTTATGTATCTCTTCCGGGCCCCTTGATGACCATCACCCTCATGCTTCTCTTGGGCTTCGTTGATGACGTGCTGGATGTGAAATGGCGCCACAAGATCATCCTCACGACGCTCGGCTCGCTGCCTCTCATCATGACGTACGACGGAAGTCTATCCGTGCTGATGCCGTGCGTGTTCGGTCGCTTCGGTCTGCCCACCATGAACGTAACGAAGAAGTGGCTTCTTGGCCTCGCTGCCAGACAAGGCGAACCGACGACCACCTTTCGCGTCACGGCACCCTCGACGTGGTTCTCCTACGTTGTCAACCACCGCTCCTACGTGAAGGTCTCCGAAAGCGGCACAGCGTTGATCTACCTCGGTCCCGTCTACCTCGTTTACTTGTCCATGCTGTGCATCTTCTGCACCAACAGCATTAACATTCTCGCCGGCGTCAACGGTGTGGAGGTGGGGCAGAGCATTGTGATCGCAGTCGCGTCTGTTGTGTACAACCTATTCCAGATGCGCCTCGAAAGACAGGCGAGGCCGGCCTTGCGCAGcgtcgacgctgcggcggcagatGCACGCGACATGACGAGCGACCATCaactgcgcgcgctgctcttGCTGGGCCCTTTCATCGGTGTGAGCCTGGCCCTCTGGCGCTACAACCGCTACCCCGCCCGCGTCTTCGTGGGAGACAGCTATACCTACTTTGCCGGTACCGTGCTGGCGGTGTCCAGCATCACCGGCGTGTACAGCAAGACACTGCTGCTCTTTTTCGCGCCGCAGGTGTTCAACTTTATCATAtcactgccgcagctcttCAGCATTGTGCCGTGtccgcgccaccgcgtgcCAACGTGGAACCCGCGGACGAACTTGTTGTCGAACAGCCACAACTATACCATCCTCAACGTTGTCCTCTACCTCTTCGGCGATATGCACGAGGAGAAGCTGACGTGGGCGATCCTCAAGTGTCAGGTCATCGCCTGTGTTTTTGGGTTCGTCGTACGGTACGTGTTGAGCTCCTTTCTCTACGATGAAGTGCGCTAG
- a CDS encoding oxidoreductase, putative, translated as MSSPSSFKKLQVVSLSKDFRSSTSVVEAQLPEEVPEGMVRVSVKYAGVNASDLNFTNGSYLKNARPPFDCGFEAAGTVVKIGAGVANVKEGDPVVLMQYGCFAEFLDAPAEICIPVPELKPEYIVLPVSALTAAVALGEVGRVKKGDVALVTAAAGGTGQIAVQLLKHVYGCTVIGTCSSEEKARFLKSIGCDHVINYKTESLDSRLHMLCPKGVDVVYECVGGQTFNDAVRHVAVHGRVVIIGSISSYKSGEAVPFSHPSGTSMTMLLLTKSASLNGFFLPQFYDVIPKYMASLLQYLKAGQVKLFVDEKVFHGLSSVADAVDHLYSGTSCGKVLVEIQ; from the coding sequence ATGTCGTCTCCCAGCAGCTTCAAGAAGCTTCAGgtcgtctccctctccaaaGACTTccgcagctccacctccgtCGTTGAGGCGCAACTGCCGGAGGAAGTGCCGGAGGGGATGGTTCGCGTGTCTGTCAAGTACGCCGGTGTCAACGCGAGCGACTTGAACTTCACGAATGGTTCGTACCTCAAGAACGCGCGGCCACCCTTCGACTGTGGATTCGAGGCGGCCGGCACAGTGGTGAAGATCGGTGCCGGTGTCGCGAACGTGAAGGAGGGTGACCCCGTCGTGCTAATGCAGTACGGCTGTTTTGCTGAGTTCCTCGACGCACCTGCAGAGATATGTATACCAGTGCCAGAGTTGAAGCCTGAGTACATCGTTCTCCCTGTCAGCGCTCtcacggccgccgtcgcgcttgGCGAGGTGGGTCGCGTAAAGAAGGGCGACGTGGcgctggtgacggcggcggccggtgGCACGGGCCAGATCGCGGTGCAGTTGCTCAAGCACGTCTACGGTTGCACGGTGATTGGCACCTGCTCCTCCGAGGAGAAGGCCCGGTTCCTCAAGAGCATTGGCTGCGACCACGTTATCAACTACAAGACGGAGAGCCTTGACAGCCGCCTGCACATGCTTTGTCCGAAAGGCGTGGATGTCGTCTACGAGTGCGTTGGCGGCCAGACTTTCAACGATGCCGTCCGCCACGTCGCCGTGCACGGCCGTGTTGTGATCATCGGCTCCATTTCGAGCTACAAGAGCGGTGAAGCGGTGCCCTTTTCGCACCCCAGCGGCACCTCGATGACGATGCTGCTCCTAACCAAGTCTGCGTCCCTGAACGGTTTCTTCCTTCCGCAGTTCTACGACGTCATCCCGAAGTACATGGCAAGCCTGCTGCAGTACCTCAAGGCCGGCCAGGTCAAGCTCTTCGTGGACGAGAAGGTGTTTCATGGATTGAGCAGTGTCGCAGACGCCGTTGATCATCTGTACTCGGGCACGAGCTGCGGCAAAGTCTTGGTTGAAATCCAGTAG